In a genomic window of Brettanomyces nanus chromosome 1, complete sequence:
- a CDS encoding uncharacterized protein (EggNog:ENOG41), protein MNIPQQQKSPFMNGNANPELIYNNLLRAYSSQSPQIDVERDKKRIDVLLQINTILLQKCIMLQLYVLNRLNVNALDYNQKKDMYQNYLKRIHFNLTCLASINDIHSAPQNAVKKNYVLPQIVLPPLELSELNEYYRALDQLYPEAVPLFQKRVELLGQQQRMRAQAQGIQGQAASPHSKPQVQSPKSAQNLSGGQFSQSPSQQYSMPNGQKHQQDQQEQQRQQFNAFVQHNPSVQVPSQKPQMAQQMPQQQQQQPVQQQMPQQQLSQQQMSQQQMYRQFLQQQQKQQATRAQNIGQQTSPSMNGSQQEFSSFNGRPATGTPQPPQQSFQFLNENYPNSNVSSQQRQDKQQNFNNMQQSSALNGSVGIDTGSPAVSNAGGSVLSPEQILARANSIGTESNGNGGASLGNISGLPSGFFDGWQ, encoded by the coding sequence ATGAATATTCCCCAACAGCAGAAGTCACCGTTTATGAATGGAAATGCAAATCCTGAACTGATATATAACAACCTGTTACGTGCATACTCTTCACAGTCTCCCCAGATAGATGTGGAGAGAGATAAAAAGAGGATAGATGTACTTCTTCAGATTAATACGATATTACTCCAGAAATGCATAATGTTGCAGCTTTATGTTTTGAACCGGCTGAACGTGAATGCATTAGATTATaatcagaagaaagatatgTACCAAAACTATCTCAAACGTATCCATTTCAATTTGACCTGCTTAGCCTCGATCAATGATATTCACTCAGCTCCTCAAAATGCggtaaagaagaactatGTCTTGCCACAGATCGTGTTACCACCTCTTGAACTTTCTGAATTAAACGAATACTATAGAGCGTTGGATCAACTTTACCCAGAGGCTGTTCCTCTATTTCAGAAGCGTGTCGAGCTACTGGGGCAGCAACAGAGAATGAGGGCACAGGCCCAAGGGATACAGGGCCAAGCTGCGTCACCTCATTCAAAACCTCAAGTCCAGTCGCCAAAATCCGCGCAAAACCTCAGCGGTGGCCAGTTCTCGCAGTCTCCTTCGCAACAATATTCTATGCCTAATGGACAAAAGCATCAACAGGATCAGCAAGAGCAGCAGCGTCAACAGTTTAATGCCTTTGTACAGCACAACCCTTCTGTTCAAGTGCCATCTCAGAAGCCCCAAATGGCCCAACAGATGccacagcagcagcaacagcagccaGTTCAACAGCAGATGCCACAACAGCAGCTGTCTCAACAGCAGATGTCACAACAGCAAATGTACCGGCAATTTcttcagcaacagcagaaacagcagGCTACTAGGGCTCAGAATATCGGTCAGCAAACCAGCCCGTCAATGAACGGTTCGCAGCAAGAGTTCTCATCATTCAATGGAAGACCGGCGACAGGTACTCCCCAACCACCACAACAATCATTTCAGTTTCTCAATGAGAACTACCCTAATAGCAACGTAAGCAGTCAACAACGGCAGGACAAGCAGCAGAATTTCAACAACATGCAACAATCCTCGGCACTAAATGGTTCGGTGGGTATTGACACCGGATCTCCTGCCGTTAGCAATGCGGGAGGCTCTGTATTAAGTCCCGAACAGATACTGGCACGGGCAAATAGTATCGGAACAGAGAGTAACGGCAACGGCGGTGCAAGTCTGGGGAACATTTCAGGACTTCCAAGCGGATTCTTTGACGGTTGGCAGTAG
- a CDS encoding uncharacterized protein (BUSCO:EOG09340FLL) has protein sequence MSDTETKEGKSMQEGQDIPVKTEDTVKEKLEEVKENEDPGVLKKEPDRSVLQEDNQNAPKDDEPEEKNEEVDEGDEGNDDAAAAADDDDDDDDDDDDDDDDDDDEDDSKNHKKRKGNKFLDVEAEVDEDDEEEEDDEEAELLKREFLADDQTGIDEEEGAPTHIKLDRSREKLDEQDAQALADQFKQRYGRSGSSRYMGSGAKVSQRLLLPSVEDPSIWGVHVRTGREKVVVKQLYARMFNMKGVEGVYSAFQRDDFVGYVYVEARRMDAVDRILAGIPGIYTSTGKVLVPIDEYPDLLRAAHSEDLQLKPGSYIRVKSGKYKGDLGVVDNLAENDLEVRVKLVPRLDYGHGGANSGRFGRGGYRSGMARPPQRPFSQLEASQHDPEHLTTARIDRDYFVYRNEEYIGGFLFKDINISHLVTKDVKPALRELTLFNGSGDTDGIDMQNVAKTLKKSRDAAITFQPNDRIIVTSGEQTGMHGRVISAAQDKIVTVVLEDKSFAEGKQITEEVDVPIKALRKVFLPGDHVSVIHGVHSGESGMIVQVQDKQVTLVSDQTGQDVTVFPNYLQRSSDSAAVSTESGGFELHQLVRLNSEEVGLVLKTEIEALTVLRTDGRVLRVEPEQVQSAVYVDRMTEKATDRAGSELKVGDVVKEVHGEKRQGFVLHIYRTWVFIKSRTSVENTGVFVVDSDAVQTVSTKGSLVSQAFKVPDLSKMNPNRMDAAASASMTASTAKMGGRDPSLHQYVSVRKGPYKGKKGIVKDANGDVARVEMHNPAKIIPIQKIDLLFEVRPGNYIPYEQFSESRRAGRGGGFGGRGGRGGFRGESAPRGFGGVTSRGGARSFGGPRGGMSPQVGAGSVPGFGSPAGATSPMWSSGGSRTPTWTSTGGPHGDKTPAWGSGGKTPSWSSGGSRTPAWGSGNGGSKTPSWNGGKTPAWSAGSSGGSRSAWGGKTEYGGSGGKTAYEGGGRSAWQPDENASKATNDWGSTPAAGDWDAPTPAPAPKHEDDYVPEE, from the coding sequence ATGAGTGATACTGAAACGAAGGAGGGCAAATCAATGCAGGAGGGTCAGGATATTCCAGTTAAGACAGAGGATACAGTAaaggagaaattggaagaagtaaaagagaatgaagacCCAGGGGTCCTAAAGAAGGAACCAGATCGGtctgttcttcaagaggACAATCAGAACGCCccaaaagatgatgaacctgaggaaaaaaatgaagaagttgatgaaggCGATGAAGGCAATGACgatgctgctgctgccgctgatgatgatgatgacgatgacgatgatgacgacgatgacgacgacgatgatgacgatgaggatgacTCAAAAAATCAtaagaaaaggaaaggTAATAAGTTCTTGGATGTTGAGGCAGAAGTTgacgaggatgatgaagaggaggaggacgatgaagaggccgagcttttgaaaagagagtttTTGGCTGATGATCAAACTGGTattgatgaggaggaaggTGCACCAACTCACATAAAATTGGATAGATCAagagagaagttggatgagCAAGATGCTCAGGCATTGGCTGATCAGTTCAAGCAAAGGTATGGTCGTTCTGGATCATCTCGTTACATGGGCAGCGGTGCCAAAGTGTCACAGCGTTTACTACTACCATCCGTTGAAGATCCGTCTATCTGGGGTGTTCATGTGAGAACTGGTCGTGAAAAGGTTGTTGTCAAGCAGTTGTACGCACGTATGTTTAATATGAAGGGCGTTGAAGGTGTATACAGTGCCTTTCAAAGGGACGATTTTGTTGGCTACGTTTATGTTGAGGCTCGCAGAATGGACGCCGTGGACAGAATTCTTGCTGGTATCCCTGGTATCTACACCAGTACCGGTAAAGTTCTTGTTCCAATCGATGAGTATCCGGATTTGCTTCGTGCAGCTCATTCCGAAGATTTGCAACTAAAGCCGGGAAGTTATATTCGTGTGAAGTCCGGGAAATACAAAGGAGACCTTGGTGTTGTCGACAACTTGGCCGAAAATGACTTAGAGGTCCGTGTTAAACTTGTACCACGTCTTGACTACGGCCATGGTGGTGCCAATTCTGGCCGTTTTGGTCGTGGTGGTTATCGCTCTGGTATGGCAAGGCCTCCTCAGCGTCCATTCTCGCAGTTGGAGGCATCTCAACATGATCCGGAGCATCTTACCACCGCTAGAATTGATAGGGATTATTTTGTCTACCGCAATGAGGAATATATTGGCGGTTTTCTATTCAAGGATATCAATATCTCTCATTTGGTAACCAAGGATGTTAAACCAGCATTGCGCGAATTGACCTTGTTCAATGGCAGTGGTGATACCGATGGTATTGATATGCAGAATGTTGCAAAGACATTAAAAAAGAGTCGTGATGCGGCCATCACTTTCCAGCCGAACGATAGGATTATTGTGACGAGCGGCGAGCAAACTGGAATGCACGGTCGTGTTATCAGTGCTGCACAGGATAAAATTGTCACTGTggttcttgaagacaaaTCTTTTGCTGAAGGCAAGCAGATCACCGAAGAGGTTGATGTTCCTATTAAAGCGCTAAGAAAAGTGTTTCTACCTGGTGATCATGTTTCTGTGATCCATGGTGTTCATTCGGGAGAAAGTGGTATGATTGTGCAGGTTCAGGACAAGCAAGTGACTCTCGTGTCCGACCAAACTGGCCAGGATGTCACTGTTTTTCCCAACTATTTGCAGCGGTCTAGTGATTCTGCTGCTGTGTCAACGGAATCTGGTGGCTTTGAGTTACACCAACTTGTTCGTTTGAACTCCGAAGAAGTTGGTTTAGTTTTAAAAACTGAGATAGAGGCTCTTACTGTACTTCGCACAGATGGTCGTGTCTTACGTGTTGAACCAGAGCAGGTTCAATCTGCTGTGTATGTTGATAGAATGACGGAAAAGGCCACCGATCGTGCCGGTAGTGAGCTGAAAGTGGGCGATGTCGTTAAGGAAGTTCACGGAGAGAAGAGGCAGGGATTTGTGTTGCATATTTACAGAACCTGGGTTTTCATCAAGTCGAGAACTTCGGTTGAAAATACCGGTGTGTTCGTGGTTGACTCTGATGCGGTTCAAACAGTTTCTACGAAAGGATCTCTTGTTTCACAGGCATTTAAAGTGCCAGATTTGAGTAAAATGAATCCTAACAGAATGGACGCCGCTGCGTCTGCTTCGATGACGGCTAGCACTGCTAAGATGGGTGGAAGGGATCCCTCTTTGCACCAGTATGTCAGTGTGAGAAAGGGTCCCTACAAGGGTAAAAAGGGTATTGTTAAGGATGCCAATGGTGACGTCGCTCGTGTTGAGATGCATAATCCTGCCAAGATCATTCCTATTCAAAAGATAGACTTGTTGTTTGAGGTGAGGCCAGGAAATTACATTCCTTACGAACAGTTTTCTGAATCCAGAAGAGCTGGCAGAGGCGGCGGTTTTGGGGGTCGTGGCGGTCGTGGAGGTTTCCGTGGAGAATCAGCACCGCGTGGTTTTGGAGGTGTTACTTCTCGTGGAGGAGCACGTTCCTTTGGAGGTCCTAGAGGAGGAATGTCGCCACAGGTTGGTGCTGGTTCCGTTCCGGGATTTGGTAGCCCTGCTGGTGCCACATCTCCGATGTGGTCTTCTGGGGGTAGCAGAACGCCAACATGGACTTCAACAGGTGGTCCTCATGGGGACAAGACCCCTGCATGGGGTAGCGGTGGTAAAACACCATCTTGGAGCAGTGGTGGAAGCCGAACTCCAGCCTGGGGATCTGGTAATGGTGGAAGTAAAACGCCATCGTGGAATGGCGGTAAGACACCGGCTTGGTCGGCTGGTTCTTCGGGAGGATCGCGGTCTGCATGGGGTGGAAAGACTGAGTATGGTGGTAGTGGTGGTAAAACTGCATATGAAGGTGGTGGTCGTTCTGCTTGGCAGCCGGATGAAAATGCCTCTAAAGCTACTAATGATTGGGGCTCTACTCCTGCTGCTGGAGACTGGGATGCACCGACGCCGGCTCCGGCTCCTAAGCATGAGGATGATTATgttccagaagaatga
- a CDS encoding uncharacterized protein (EggNog:ENOG41), protein MMGTSEKDSIQKLEDNVVTTSNENDMERQALAVDLSLPDEVKEEKVATLAKEAGINHRRLMWKIDLCVVPPFCLLYFLAFLDRVNISNAKVYGMEQSLGLHGDQFNIALTVFFVPYIVFEILSNYMLKIIKPHTWLSVMIFLFGVITICMAFSNSFGGLVACRFLLGVFEAGSFPSIFYIMANFYTTSESQRRFSVFFSCTCLAGGCAGAIAYRLQDLNGVHGLASWQWIYIVEGAITAGLAILLFFIVPDFPEEARFLKPHERVFLKSKLEVFAGESGFEIKQTWGDVARVMKEPFVYISALAYFSLIVPAYSYAYFAPTIIKMLGFTAMAAQAHSIYPWLASLGFSIIVAFISDRSRIRAPFAILAAVIAIVGFVMIIAGGDDNNLKYGGCFLVAMGLYSSMPVLICWMSLNFTGHIRKSVGTAFVIGFGNIGGIVSSFIFPNNEAPDYTKGLSICLGFNAFSIICMLAYLVNLMIYTRRKKKDDYKAKWNSLSDREKVMKGDHNPDYRYQY, encoded by the coding sequence ATGATGGGTACCTCGGAAAAGGACTCAATACAGAAACTAGAAGATAATGTTGTGACCACGtcaaatgaaaatgatatGGAACGGCAAGCTCTCGCTGTCGATCTATCGCTCCCTGATGAGGtgaaagaggagaaagtTGCAACTCTTGCTAAAGAAGCAGGGATTAATCACAGAAGACTCATGTGGAAGATTGACTTATGTGTCGTGCCTCCATTCTGCCTCTTGTACTTTCTTGCATTTCTTGACCGTGTTAATATTTCCAATGCTAAGGTCTACGGTATGGAACAATCTCTTGGACTTCATGGTGATCAATTCAACATCGCACTCACTGTTTTCTTCGTTCCATACATCGTTTTTGAAATTCTTTCTAACTATATgttgaagatcatcaagCCTCACACTTGGCTTAGTGTGatgatttttttgtttGGCGTAATTACCATATGTATGGCATTTTCCAACAGTTTCGGGGGTCTTGTGGCCTGccgttttcttcttggagtGTTTGAGGCCGGTAGTTTTCCCTCGATATTCTATATTATGGCCAACTTTTACACGACAAGTGAGTCACAACGTCGTTtctctgttttctttaGTTGTACTTGTCTAGCCGGGGGTTGCGCTGGTGCTATCGCTTATAGATTGCAGGATCTAAACGGCGTCCATGGTTTGGCTTCTTGGCAGTGGATCTATATTGTTGAGGGTGCTATCACTGCTGGTCTTGCCATCTTATTATTCTTTATCGTTCCTGACTTCCCGGAAGAGGCTCGTTTCTTGAAACCTCACGAGCGTGTATTTTTGAAGAGTAAATTGGAAGTATTTGCTGGTGAATCTGGATTTGAAATCAAGCAGACCTGGGGAGATGTTGCCAGAGTGATGAAGGAACCTTTCGTTTATATCTCTGCCCTTGCGTACTTCTCCTTGATTGTGCCGGCTTATTCTTACGCATACTTTGCTCCAACCATTATCAAAATGCTTGGTTTCACCGCTATGGCTGCACAGGCTCATTCAATCTATCCCTGGTTGGCATCTCTTGGATTTTCTATCATTGTTGCCTTCATCTCCGACAGAAGCAGAATCAGAGCTCCATTTGCCATTCTTGCTGCCGTCATTGCTATTGTAGGTTTCGTCATGATTATTGCTGGAGGGGATGATAATAATTTGAAGTATGGTGGTTGCTTTCTTGTAGCAATGGGATTGTACTCTTCTATGCCTGTTTTAATCTGCTGGATGAGTTTGAATTTTACCGGTCACATTAGAAAGAGTGTCGGTACGGCTTTCGTGATAGGTTTTGGTAACATAGGCGGAATCGTTTCGAGCTTCATTTTTCCTAACAATGAAGCTCCAGATTACACTAAGGGTTTGTCTATCTGCCTTGGATTCAATGCCTTTTCCATAATATGTATGCTTGCCTACTTGGTCAACCTCATGATCTACACGcgcagaaagaagaaggatgacTACAAGGCAAAATGGAATAGCCTCtcagatagagaaaaggtCATGAAAGGTGACCATAACCCTGATTACAGATACCAATACT
- a CDS encoding uncharacterized protein (EggNog:ENOG41), producing MPKTEAKLLDAFTLFCELHETQDVHLQDLKQLFQENLHINKKLIQFINLDEFRLEASGNQDLVDFEKYLYNSALLLNLSQRLEIIDFYWELVLANIKGKGELTPAERKSAYQQTLDLKDIEQLSKNLKQAIPMDILMNMITLCNEGERVYLNYMDFALILGRVGELGES from the exons ATGCCAA AAACTGAGGCTAAACTTTTAGATGCATTCACTCTGTTTTGCGAGCTCCATGAAACGCAGGAcgttcatcttcaagatctcaaACAACTATTCCAAGAGAATTTACATATTaacaagaaattgattcaGTTCATAAACTTGGATGAGTTTAGGTTGGAAGCAAGCGGGAATCAAGATCTAGTGGATTTTGAAAAGTACCTTTATAACTCTGCCCTTCTATTGAACTTAAGCCAGCGACTGGAGATTATAGATTTCTACTGGGAGTTGGTGCTCGCAAATATAAAAGGGAAGGGAGAATTGACACCAGCTGAAAGGAAAAGTGCTTATCAGCAAACTCTAGACTTAAAAGATATCGAACAACTATCAAAGAACCTAAAACAAGCTATCCCGATGGACATCCTCATGAACATGATCACCTTGTgtaatgaaggagaaagagtaTACCTCAACTACATGGATTTTGCGCTCATACTTGGCAGAGTAGGAGAACTCGGAGAGTCTTAA